Proteins encoded within one genomic window of Spirulina major PCC 6313:
- a CDS encoding sensor histidine kinase, with amino-acid sequence MNLFTAWSLKVQHWPLRHKMAVGYALVMILGILGSALGLVVADYYQGQGIQQLSDANRQARLLTQLNGEVERVRLAGVLLESRLAQPEQLLVLRSRIREDVESSQITAAKLIDFVESDPTWLAENPTKLTLFTRDYAMALKLYAQTLDELFPSDRYRLTSAERRDIAQALAALQTKPELQILTGVTWQLEQTVLAAQNQAIAAEIELENAQGIEKGLIVLSNLVAATLATVGIFRLTWAALYPLESLTKTAKTIAIAHDYSLRAPIQTHDEIGVLAKSFNRLIAQIEQQTQQLIAAKDNAEAANRAKSTFVATMSHELRTPLNAISGFTQLLVLELDDPQHQNYLETIQRSSEHLLTLINDILDISRLEAGKIDIVQEPVDLPHLWSTLEGMFRRRTESKGLAFQVAIAPDVPTTIKTDGKRLRQVLMNLLSNAIKFTETGSVSLTVTYDPSAAHLCLIVTDTGVGIAPEEMPLLFKPFSQTQSGQALQQGTGLGLMLCKQFIELLQGSIEITSEITSQLNQGTTVTIQLPAIAPVHTSTAAPLPQEQPTAALSFEDMQSFPTDWLLNARQQATSADFQALEHLLKVALTDYTLSDQQKRMIGLMQQWVIDYRFDLITELLTPLEVQPEASSEHDTI; translated from the coding sequence ATGAATCTGTTCACGGCTTGGTCTCTTAAGGTGCAGCATTGGCCGCTCCGTCACAAAATGGCGGTGGGGTATGCGCTGGTGATGATTTTGGGGATTTTGGGGTCTGCATTAGGGTTGGTGGTGGCGGACTATTACCAAGGCCAAGGCATTCAACAGTTAAGTGATGCGAATCGCCAAGCTCGGTTATTAACCCAATTGAATGGGGAAGTGGAGCGGGTGCGGTTGGCGGGGGTGCTGTTGGAGTCGCGCTTGGCGCAGCCAGAGCAACTGTTGGTGTTGCGATCGCGGATTCGGGAAGATGTGGAATCGTCCCAAATCACCGCCGCCAAGTTGATCGATTTCGTCGAGAGTGACCCCACTTGGCTCGCTGAAAACCCCACGAAACTGACCCTTTTTACGAGGGACTACGCGATGGCGTTGAAGTTGTACGCCCAGACCTTGGATGAGCTTTTTCCCAGCGATCGGTATCGTCTCACCTCCGCTGAGCGCCGTGACATTGCCCAAGCCCTCGCGGCTCTGCAAACCAAACCCGAACTGCAAATCCTCACCGGGGTCACCTGGCAACTGGAGCAAACGGTTTTGGCGGCCCAAAATCAAGCGATCGCCGCCGAAATCGAACTCGAAAACGCCCAGGGGATTGAAAAAGGGCTGATTGTCTTGAGCAATCTGGTTGCTGCGACCCTTGCCACCGTGGGAATTTTTAGATTGACCTGGGCGGCGCTGTATCCGTTAGAATCCCTGACAAAAACCGCCAAAACGATTGCGATCGCCCACGACTACAGCCTCCGTGCCCCGATTCAAACCCACGACGAAATCGGCGTTCTCGCCAAATCCTTCAACCGCCTCATCGCCCAAATCGAACAACAGACCCAACAACTGATCGCTGCCAAAGACAACGCCGAAGCCGCCAACCGGGCCAAAAGTACCTTCGTCGCCACCATGAGCCACGAACTCCGTACCCCCCTCAATGCGATTAGCGGCTTCACCCAACTCCTCGTCCTCGAACTCGATGACCCCCAGCACCAAAACTATCTCGAAACCATTCAACGCAGCAGTGAGCATCTCCTGACCCTGATCAACGACATCCTCGACATTAGCCGCCTCGAAGCCGGAAAAATTGACATTGTCCAAGAACCTGTAGATCTCCCCCACCTCTGGAGCACCCTAGAGGGGATGTTTCGGAGGCGGACGGAGTCTAAGGGGTTGGCGTTTCAGGTGGCGATCGCCCCCGATGTGCCCACCACCATAAAAACCGACGGCAAACGACTGCGGCAAGTCTTGATGAACCTCCTCAGTAACGCGATTAAATTCACCGAAACCGGCTCTGTCAGCCTCACCGTCACCTATGACCCAAGCGCCGCTCACCTCTGCCTGATAGTCACAGATACCGGGGTCGGCATTGCCCCGGAGGAAATGCCGCTCTTGTTTAAACCCTTTAGCCAAACCCAATCGGGCCAAGCCTTGCAACAGGGCACAGGGTTAGGACTGATGCTGTGTAAACAATTCATTGAACTCTTACAAGGGTCTATTGAAATCACCAGTGAAATCACCAGTCAGTTAAACCAAGGCACAACCGTGACCATCCAATTACCTGCGATCGCCCCAGTTCACACCTCCACCGCCGCCCCACTCCCCCAGGAGCAGCCCACCGCCGCCCTGAGCTTTGAGGACATGCAATCCTTTCCCACGGATTGGCTCCTCAATGCACGCCAACAAGCCACCTCTGCTGACTTTCAAGCCCTTGAGCATTTACTGAAGGTTGCTTTAACGGACTATACATTATCAGACCAACAGAAACGTATGATTGGACTAATGCAACAATGGGTTATAGATTATCGTTTTGATCTCATTACCGAGCTTCTCACCCCGCTAGAGGTTCAGCCGGAAGCCTCGTCAGAACACGATACGATTTAA
- a CDS encoding response regulator, whose translation MGNPQSPQKNIIIVDDTPANLRLLSAMLGEQGYRVRSVTNGAMAINAAQAKPPDLILLDINMPKMNGYEVCRRLKESELTAEIPVIFLSALDDVQDKITAFHAGGVDYVTKPFHFEEVRVRVRNQLALRQAQEDVAQKSIALESFSYALRALHRLNTTDYESFPGRFRDYLQTGCELLGTQWGGITKIQANYYSLVAAIPELSSEDSPWHAIAFPTDLDKTYCHQVITQRQTVMYSDAATLPETEPPIGSPWRFHAYLGTPIWAGDAIYGTLYFADGESRSQPFAIHEVEIIELMAQSLGRAIADYQSSESRRRAELAFRLEKQKSEKLLLNILPQKIARRLKQAQTSLAEQFPAATVLMMRVVGVNDWSQDLKPAQIVQVLHDVFTLCDRTLEQFGLEAIKAVGTVCLVVGGVPVAREDHLEAIADVALALQGALAQFTVPDELAALPVPLQIRMGMQTGTVMAGVIGTKRHDYDFWGEAVDDAMALETQCPTNQIHVSARVYEQLCDRYQFTPCESDTRAPAAPTYYLLGKQGI comes from the coding sequence ATGGGCAACCCACAATCCCCCCAAAAAAATATCATCATCGTTGACGATACACCGGCTAACCTCCGGCTCCTCTCTGCCATGCTGGGAGAACAGGGCTATCGGGTGCGCAGTGTGACCAATGGGGCGATGGCGATTAACGCGGCCCAAGCTAAGCCGCCGGATTTGATTTTGCTGGACATCAATATGCCGAAAATGAACGGCTATGAAGTCTGCCGCCGCCTCAAAGAATCGGAGTTGACCGCTGAGATTCCGGTGATTTTTTTGAGTGCGTTGGATGATGTGCAAGACAAGATTACGGCATTTCATGCGGGAGGGGTGGACTATGTGACAAAGCCCTTTCATTTTGAAGAGGTGCGGGTGCGGGTGCGCAATCAATTGGCACTGCGCCAAGCTCAGGAAGATGTGGCCCAAAAGTCGATCGCGCTGGAATCGTTTAGCTATGCGCTGCGGGCCCTGCACCGTTTGAATACGACGGATTATGAGTCATTTCCGGGACGCTTTCGAGATTATCTTCAGACGGGCTGTGAGTTGTTGGGGACTCAATGGGGCGGGATTACCAAGATCCAGGCGAACTACTATAGTCTGGTGGCGGCGATTCCGGAGTTATCGAGTGAGGACTCGCCGTGGCACGCGATTGCCTTTCCCACAGATCTAGATAAGACCTATTGTCATCAGGTGATTACCCAGCGGCAGACGGTGATGTATTCCGATGCAGCGACGCTGCCGGAGACGGAGCCGCCCATTGGGTCGCCGTGGCGATTTCATGCGTATCTGGGTACGCCGATTTGGGCGGGGGATGCGATCTATGGGACGTTGTATTTTGCGGATGGGGAGTCACGATCGCAGCCCTTTGCCATCCATGAGGTGGAGATTATCGAGTTGATGGCCCAGAGCTTGGGACGGGCGATCGCGGACTATCAAAGTAGTGAAAGCCGCCGCCGGGCAGAATTAGCCTTTCGCCTCGAAAAACAAAAATCCGAAAAACTGCTTCTCAATATCCTGCCGCAAAAGATTGCCCGTCGCCTCAAACAAGCCCAAACCTCCCTGGCGGAACAGTTCCCCGCTGCTACGGTGCTCATGATGCGGGTGGTGGGGGTGAATGACTGGTCACAGGATCTCAAACCCGCGCAGATTGTGCAGGTGCTCCATGACGTGTTTACCCTCTGCGATCGCACCCTCGAACAGTTTGGCCTCGAAGCAATCAAGGCGGTGGGGACGGTGTGTTTGGTGGTGGGGGGGGTTCCCGTCGCCCGCGAAGATCACCTAGAGGCGATCGCCGATGTGGCCCTGGCCCTCCAAGGTGCTCTGGCTCAATTCACCGTTCCGGACGAGCTGGCCGCCTTACCTGTGCCGTTACAGATCCGGATGGGGATGCAGACCGGCACTGTGATGGCAGGGGTGATTGGCACCAAACGTCATGACTATGATTTCTGGGGGGAAGCTGTGGATGATGCGATGGCCCTCGAAACCCAGTGTCCCACTAATCAGATTCATGTGTCGGCGCGGGTGTATGAACAACTCTGCGATCGCTACCAATTCACCCCCTGCGAGTCGGACACCCGTGCTCCCGCCGCTCCCACCTACTACCTCCTCGGCAAACAGGGAATTTAA
- a CDS encoding bestrophin family protein — protein METDERNWGNLIFDFKASVIPAIIGKVLIAISVAAIVTIAFYLKIPVGKEALSSIIPELVLGLLLVFRTDTAYSRFWEGSQIISDIIDLSRGLARQISVNIDAPTDTEATTKLAHIRLVGMYLAAVKQHVRYEGPNAEMQPYLSESQFAELEKAHHMPNKIAQWLSDYFRDVHRAGKISDMMLVELNRILDQLTLSMGSCERILTTPLPRAYAIHLKHLLLIYCFILPFKLVGELQWGTPIAVGVIAFALLGIEEIGLEIENPFGYDPNDLPLDQQCKELRTDIEAMVELPVASPVVPSQWVEPELR, from the coding sequence ATGGAAACCGATGAACGGAATTGGGGCAATTTAATTTTTGACTTCAAAGCATCTGTGATTCCGGCCATTATCGGCAAAGTCTTGATTGCGATATCTGTTGCGGCGATCGTCACCATCGCCTTCTACTTGAAGATTCCGGTGGGGAAAGAAGCTCTTTCGAGCATCATCCCCGAATTGGTGTTGGGCTTGCTCCTCGTCTTTCGCACCGACACCGCCTACAGCCGTTTTTGGGAAGGCAGCCAAATCATCAGCGATATTATCGATTTAAGCCGGGGTCTCGCCCGCCAAATTTCCGTCAATATTGATGCCCCAACTGACACCGAAGCCACCACCAAGCTCGCCCATATTCGCCTTGTGGGAATGTATCTCGCAGCGGTGAAACAGCACGTCCGCTATGAAGGCCCCAACGCGGAAATGCAGCCCTATTTGAGCGAATCTCAGTTTGCCGAATTGGAAAAGGCCCACCACATGCCAAACAAAATTGCCCAATGGTTATCGGATTATTTTCGAGATGTGCATCGGGCAGGCAAAATTTCTGACATGATGCTGGTGGAGTTAAATCGTATTTTGGATCAACTCACCCTCAGCATGGGGTCCTGTGAGCGGATTTTAACCACGCCCTTGCCGCGAGCCTATGCGATTCACCTCAAGCATTTGCTGTTGATTTATTGTTTTATCTTGCCGTTTAAGTTGGTGGGTGAGTTGCAGTGGGGAACCCCGATCGCGGTGGGGGTGATTGCCTTTGCGCTGTTGGGGATTGAGGAAATCGGCCTCGAAATTGAAAACCCCTTTGGCTACGATCCCAACGATTTACCCCTCGATCAACAATGCAAAGAACTGCGCACGGATATTGAAGCGATGGTGGAATTGCCGGTTGCGTCGCCGGTGGTTCCGTCACAGTGGGTGGAGCCGGAACTCCGGTAA
- a CDS encoding B12-binding domain-containing radical SAM protein: MNVLLIYPLFPKSFWSFEKTLELVGRKAMLPPLGLATVAAILPQEWSFKLCDRNVSTLTEAEWDWAELIVLSGMIVQKDDMLAQVAEAKGRGKKVAVGGPYATALHPEVKAAGADYLILDEGEITLPMFIEAIQNGAESGTFRATEKPDVTSTPIPRFDLLDFDAYSEMAVQFSRGCPFQCEFCDIIVLYGRKPRTKDPEQMLAELDRLYELGWRRGIFMVDDNFIGNKRNVKLLLKAMIPWMEERGYPFSFDTEASVDLANDQELMDLMTAAGFGAVFLGIETPDESSLEVTKKFQNTRDPLSESIHKIISSGLRVMAGFIIGFDGEKAGAGQRIVDFVEKTTIPTAIYSMLQALPDTALWHRLEKEGRLLSGVGNINQTTLINFVPTRPLEDIAREYVDGFMQLYDPIAFLDRTYRHYRILGTAPCHAERRRKMKGKPKGKTGIKWREVQAMLTLFWRQGLVRKTRFKFWVYLAQMFIHNRGGIPSYLGVCAQIEHFLEYREIVKNNIETQLEAFLVEEKRLRAQQEQEQKMGEKAIA; encoded by the coding sequence ATGAATGTATTACTAATTTATCCTCTGTTCCCAAAAAGCTTTTGGTCGTTTGAAAAAACCCTAGAACTTGTCGGCCGGAAAGCGATGCTGCCCCCCCTCGGATTAGCCACCGTGGCCGCCATCTTACCCCAGGAGTGGAGTTTTAAACTGTGCGATCGCAACGTTAGCACCCTCACCGAAGCCGAGTGGGACTGGGCCGAACTCATCGTCCTCTCCGGTATGATCGTCCAAAAAGACGACATGCTCGCCCAAGTCGCCGAAGCCAAGGGACGCGGTAAAAAAGTGGCCGTCGGCGGCCCCTACGCCACCGCCCTCCACCCGGAAGTTAAAGCCGCCGGAGCCGATTATTTAATTCTCGATGAAGGAGAAATCACGCTCCCCATGTTCATCGAAGCCATCCAAAACGGAGCCGAATCCGGTACATTTCGCGCCACCGAAAAACCCGACGTTACCAGCACCCCCATCCCCCGCTTCGACCTCCTCGACTTCGACGCCTACTCCGAAATGGCCGTGCAATTCTCACGCGGTTGCCCCTTCCAATGCGAATTTTGCGACATCATCGTCCTCTACGGCCGCAAACCCCGCACCAAAGACCCCGAACAAATGCTCGCCGAACTCGATCGCCTCTACGAACTCGGCTGGCGGCGCGGCATCTTCATGGTGGACGACAACTTCATCGGCAACAAACGCAACGTCAAGCTGCTCCTCAAAGCAATGATCCCCTGGATGGAAGAGCGCGGCTATCCCTTCTCCTTTGATACCGAAGCCTCTGTAGATCTCGCCAACGATCAGGAACTGATGGATCTGATGACCGCTGCTGGGTTTGGGGCCGTCTTTTTGGGGATTGAAACCCCCGACGAAAGCAGCCTCGAAGTCACGAAAAAATTCCAAAACACCCGCGACCCCCTCAGCGAATCGATTCATAAAATCATCAGTTCTGGGCTGCGGGTGATGGCTGGGTTCATCATCGGGTTTGACGGCGAAAAAGCCGGAGCCGGGCAGCGGATTGTGGATTTTGTCGAAAAAACGACGATTCCCACGGCGATCTACAGTATGCTCCAAGCCTTGCCCGATACTGCCCTCTGGCATCGCCTCGAAAAAGAAGGCCGCCTCCTCAGCGGTGTGGGCAACATCAACCAAACCACCTTGATCAACTTTGTCCCTACCCGTCCCCTCGAAGACATTGCCCGCGAATATGTGGATGGGTTTATGCAACTGTATGACCCGATCGCATTTCTCGATCGCACCTATCGCCACTATCGCATCCTCGGTACGGCCCCCTGTCATGCCGAGCGCCGCCGCAAAATGAAGGGCAAACCCAAGGGCAAAACCGGGATCAAATGGCGCGAAGTTCAAGCGATGTTAACGCTCTTTTGGCGGCAGGGGCTTGTGCGCAAAACCCGGTTTAAATTCTGGGTCTATTTGGCGCAAATGTTCATTCACAATCGCGGCGGCATTCCTAGCTATTTAGGGGTTTGCGCTCAAATCGAGCATTTCTTGGAATATCGAGAAATCGTTAAAAACAATATCGAGACCCAACTCGAAGCCTTCCTCGTCGAAGAAAAGCGGCTGCGGGCACAGCAAGAACAAGAGCAGAAGATGGGCGAAAAAGCGATCGCCTAG
- a CDS encoding B12-binding domain-containing radical SAM protein, producing the protein MRVLLLYPLFPKSFWSFEKAINLIGRKAFLPPLGLITVAAILPQEWEFRLVDRNVTELTEADWDWADLVLLSAMIVQKPDLLAQIEEAKRRGKKVAVGGPFPTSVPQDCEAAGADYLILDEGEITLPMFVEAIQNGAESGKFRATEKPDVTSTPIPRYDLLDMNAYAMMSVQFSRGCPFQCEFCDIIVLYGRKPRTKEPDQLLAELDRLFELGWRGTVFMVDDNFIGNKRNVKRLLAELQPWMVEKGYPFTFNTEASVDLAQDQEMMDAMVACNFGSIFVGIETPDEDSLAVTKKFQNTRDPLSESIHKIQSSGIRVMAGFIIGFDGEKTGAGDRIVEFVEQCAIPLAVFSMLQALPDTALSHRLAKEGRLLDTSGDINQTTLMNFVPTRPIEEIAAEHVRGFWNLYDPQKFLDRTYRCYRTLGQANFPKKERKAKKPFDWRVLKALVSVFWYQGIVRSTRWTFWPYLFAMLRHNRGGVVSYLTICAQIEHFLEYRQLVKDNIETQVAAYLAQERELRETSTPSEQAVSAIA; encoded by the coding sequence ATGCGCGTTCTACTCCTTTACCCCCTCTTTCCGAAAAGTTTCTGGTCCTTTGAAAAAGCGATTAACTTAATTGGACGCAAGGCGTTTTTACCCCCCTTGGGATTAATTACCGTCGCCGCCATCTTGCCCCAAGAGTGGGAATTTCGCCTCGTGGATCGCAATGTCACCGAACTCACCGAAGCCGATTGGGATTGGGCAGATTTAGTCCTGTTGTCGGCGATGATTGTCCAAAAACCCGATCTGCTCGCTCAAATCGAAGAAGCCAAACGGCGGGGCAAAAAAGTGGCCGTCGGTGGCCCGTTCCCCACGTCGGTGCCGCAAGACTGCGAAGCGGCGGGGGCTGACTATCTCATTCTCGATGAGGGCGAAATTACTCTGCCCATGTTCGTTGAAGCAATCCAAAACGGAGCCGAATCTGGTAAATTCCGCGCCACGGAAAAACCCGATGTCACCAGCACCCCCATTCCCCGCTACGACCTGCTGGACATGAATGCCTACGCGATGATGTCGGTGCAGTTTTCACGGGGTTGTCCGTTCCAATGCGAGTTTTGCGACATTATTGTGCTCTACGGTCGCAAGCCGCGCACGAAAGAACCCGACCAGCTTTTAGCTGAGCTAGACCGCTTGTTTGAATTGGGCTGGCGCGGCACGGTGTTCATGGTGGATGATAATTTCATCGGTAATAAGCGCAATGTGAAGCGGCTTTTGGCAGAGTTGCAGCCTTGGATGGTGGAGAAGGGCTATCCCTTCACCTTTAACACCGAAGCCTCGGTGGATTTGGCCCAGGATCAAGAGATGATGGATGCGATGGTGGCCTGTAATTTTGGGTCGATCTTCGTGGGGATTGAAACGCCGGATGAGGATAGTTTGGCGGTGACGAAGAAGTTTCAAAATACCCGTGATCCGCTCAGTGAGTCGATCCATAAGATCCAGAGTTCTGGGATTCGGGTGATGGCGGGCTTTATTATTGGCTTTGATGGGGAGAAGACGGGGGCGGGCGATCGCATCGTCGAATTCGTCGAACAATGTGCCATTCCCCTCGCGGTGTTCAGTATGCTCCAGGCTCTGCCCGATACCGCCCTGTCCCATCGCCTCGCCAAGGAAGGCCGCCTCCTCGACACCAGCGGCGACATCAACCAAACCACGTTGATGAACTTTGTGCCCACCCGCCCCATCGAAGAGATCGCCGCCGAACATGTGCGCGGTTTCTGGAATCTCTACGATCCGCAAAAATTCCTCGATCGCACCTATCGCTGCTATCGCACCTTGGGCCAAGCGAACTTCCCGAAAAAAGAACGGAAGGCGAAAAAGCCCTTTGATTGGCGGGTGTTGAAGGCGTTGGTGTCTGTGTTTTGGTATCAGGGCATCGTGCGATCGACGCGCTGGACGTTCTGGCCGTACTTGTTTGCGATGCTGCGCCACAATCGAGGCGGGGTGGTGAGTTATCTGACCATCTGCGCTCAAATTGAGCATTTCTTGGAATATCGCCAATTGGTCAAGGACAATATTGAAACCCAAGTGGCGGCCTATTTAGCACAGGAACGGGAACTACGGGAAACATCAACCCCGTCAGAACAGGCGGTGAGTGCGATCGCTTAA